Proteins encoded by one window of Luteimonas yindakuii:
- the dbpA gene encoding ATP-dependent RNA helicase DbpA yields MTETLPFTNLAIPPALLQGVEALGYTTMTPVQAQSLPAILEGRDVIAQAPTGSGKTAAFGLGLLARLDPARIKTQALVLCPTRELADQVGKQLRRLAVGIPNLKVSILCGGIPLGPQLASLTHDPHVVVGTPGRIQELVKKKALHLDGVRTLVLDEADRMLDMGFEEAIRDIARRVPKDRQGLLFSATFPEAIRALANAMLRDAQEISVDGGAQPATIAQLFFEVEPARRAPALAALLLRFQPESTVVFCNTRADTVEVVGSLTHYGFTALALHGDMEQRDRDEVLVQFANRSCSVLVASDVAARGLDVEDIGAVVNYELPTDADTYLHRIGRTGRAGRDGLALSLCTPRELPRATMIEERQGQPLRWETLQPLSGRAANVPPAAMATLRIDAGRTDKLRAGDIVGALTGEVKLHKDAIGRIDVFATRSYVAIARRQADNALAALRQGKIKGRKFRVNRL; encoded by the coding sequence ATGACCGAAACGCTCCCGTTCACCAATCTCGCCATTCCGCCCGCCCTGCTGCAGGGTGTGGAGGCGCTGGGCTACACCACGATGACGCCGGTGCAGGCGCAGTCGCTGCCCGCCATCCTCGAAGGGCGCGACGTGATCGCGCAGGCGCCGACCGGCAGCGGCAAGACCGCGGCGTTCGGGCTCGGACTGCTGGCGCGGCTGGATCCCGCGCGCATCAAGACCCAGGCGCTGGTGCTGTGCCCGACGCGCGAACTCGCCGACCAGGTCGGCAAGCAGCTGCGCAGACTCGCCGTCGGTATTCCGAACCTCAAGGTGTCGATCCTGTGCGGCGGGATTCCGCTCGGCCCGCAGCTGGCGTCGCTGACCCACGATCCGCACGTGGTGGTCGGCACGCCCGGGCGCATCCAGGAGCTGGTGAAGAAGAAGGCGTTGCATCTGGATGGCGTGCGCACGCTGGTGCTCGACGAGGCCGACCGCATGCTCGACATGGGCTTCGAGGAAGCGATCCGCGACATCGCCAGGCGCGTGCCGAAGGATCGCCAGGGCCTGCTGTTCTCGGCCACGTTCCCCGAGGCAATCCGCGCGCTGGCCAATGCGATGCTGCGCGACGCGCAGGAGATCAGCGTCGATGGCGGCGCGCAGCCGGCGACCATCGCGCAGCTGTTCTTCGAGGTCGAACCTGCACGGCGTGCGCCGGCGTTGGCGGCACTGCTGCTGCGCTTCCAGCCGGAATCGACGGTGGTGTTCTGCAATACGCGCGCCGATACCGTGGAAGTGGTCGGTTCGCTGACCCACTACGGCTTCACCGCGCTGGCCCTGCACGGCGACATGGAGCAGCGCGACCGCGACGAGGTACTGGTGCAGTTCGCCAACCGCAGCTGCAGCGTGCTGGTGGCCAGCGACGTCGCCGCGCGCGGGCTCGATGTCGAGGACATCGGCGCGGTGGTGAACTATGAGTTGCCCACCGACGCCGACACCTACCTGCACCGCATCGGCCGCACCGGGCGCGCCGGCCGCGACGGCCTTGCGCTGAGCCTGTGCACGCCGCGCGAGTTGCCGCGCGCGACGATGATCGAGGAGCGGCAGGGCCAGCCGCTGCGCTGGGAAACGCTGCAGCCGCTGTCGGGCAGGGCCGCCAACGTGCCACCGGCGGCCATGGCCACGCTGCGCATCGATGCCGGCCGCACCGACAAGCTGCGCGCCGGCGACATCGTTGGTGCGCTGACCGGCGAGGTGAAGCTGCACAAGGATGCGATCGGCAGGATCGACGTGTTCGCCACCCGCAGCTATGTCGCCATCGCGCGTCGGCAGGCAGACAACGCACTGGCGGCATTGCGCCAGGGAAAGATCAAGGGGCGGAAATTCCGCGTCAACCGGCTGTAG
- a CDS encoding cold-shock protein, translating to MSDRQIGTVKWFNDAKGFGFITPQSGDDLFVHFRSIQGSGFKSLQEGQKVSFKVAQGQKGLQAEEVQAE from the coding sequence ATGTCTGATCGTCAAATCGGTACCGTCAAGTGGTTCAACGACGCCAAGGGCTTCGGCTTCATCACCCCGCAGAGCGGTGACGACCTGTTCGTCCACTTCCGTTCGATCCAGGGCAGCGGCTTCAAGTCGCTCCAGGAAGGCCAGAAGGTCTCGTTCAAGGTTGCGCAGGGCCAGAAGGGCCTGCAGGCCGAAGAAGTCCAGGCCGAGTAA
- a CDS encoding pseudouridine synthase — MRLNKHISDTGYCSRREADRLIAEGRVTVNGQRGRVGSEVGEGDTVMIDGQPLQQRTAAPGKRRHVYIALHKPVGITCTTESSVKGNIVDFVDHRERIFPIGRLDKDSEGLILMTSNGDIVNAILRAENKLEKEYLVTVNHPVTPDILRGMARGVPVHGQTTLPCRTGPLGRFGFRITLVQGLNRQVRLMAAHFNLRVKQLIRVRIGPVKLAHLKPGQWRNLTDAELRALLPGQAEF, encoded by the coding sequence ATGCGCCTGAACAAGCACATCAGCGACACCGGCTACTGCTCGCGGCGCGAGGCCGACCGGCTGATCGCCGAGGGCCGGGTGACGGTGAACGGCCAGCGCGGCCGGGTGGGCTCGGAAGTCGGCGAAGGCGACACCGTGATGATCGACGGCCAGCCGCTGCAGCAGCGCACGGCCGCGCCGGGCAAGCGCCGGCATGTCTACATCGCGCTGCACAAGCCGGTCGGCATCACCTGCACCACCGAGTCATCGGTGAAGGGCAACATCGTCGACTTCGTCGACCACCGCGAGCGCATCTTCCCGATCGGCCGGCTCGACAAGGATTCCGAAGGGCTGATCCTGATGACCAGCAACGGCGACATCGTCAACGCGATCCTGCGCGCCGAGAACAAGCTGGAAAAGGAATACCTGGTGACCGTGAACCACCCGGTCACCCCCGACATCCTGCGCGGGATGGCGCGCGGCGTGCCGGTGCACGGGCAGACCACCCTGCCCTGCCGCACCGGCCCGCTCGGCAGGTTCGGCTTCCGCATCACCCTGGTGCAGGGCCTCAACCGCCAGGTCCGGCTGATGGCCGCGCACTTCAACCTGCGGGTGAAGCAGCTGATCCGCGTGCGCATCGGGCCGGTGAAGCTGGCGCACCTGAAGCCCGGGCAGTGGCGCAACCTCACCGACGCCGAGCTGCGCGCCCTGCTGCCGGGCCAGGCGGAGTTCTAG
- a CDS encoding MipA/OmpV family protein, with translation MIKLLLPVLLSAIAFDAAAQAPAAGPPERSPWGIGVAAAVSDSPYAGEGTRVIPIPLLSYEGERFYFRGVTAGWRFVDTATFEFSALAKARFDGFDVDDDLDRGQLARNGIDADLLEDRDRGLDVGVGMEWSGRAGELQLELLTDATDRSGGQEASLQYGYPLRVGGGVLTPIVGATWWSGDMADYYYGTLRREVARGVVDYRPGAVTTPHAGVSFFRPLGRTWSLVGSLRYSQLPDAITDSPLVDSGTEGSASMFIGVSRGFTPWWLRRR, from the coding sequence ATGATCAAGCTGCTCCTGCCCGTGCTGTTGTCCGCGATCGCCTTCGATGCTGCCGCCCAGGCGCCGGCGGCCGGTCCACCGGAGCGCTCGCCCTGGGGCATCGGGGTTGCTGCTGCGGTATCCGACAGCCCGTATGCGGGCGAGGGCACGCGGGTCATTCCGATTCCGCTGCTGTCGTACGAGGGCGAGCGCTTCTATTTCCGCGGGGTGACCGCCGGCTGGCGGTTCGTCGATACCGCGACGTTCGAGTTCTCCGCGCTGGCCAAGGCGCGCTTCGACGGCTTCGATGTCGATGACGATCTCGACCGCGGACAACTGGCGCGCAACGGCATCGATGCCGACCTGCTGGAAGACCGCGACCGCGGCCTCGATGTCGGCGTGGGCATGGAATGGAGCGGCCGCGCCGGCGAACTGCAGCTCGAACTGCTGACCGATGCCACCGACCGCAGCGGCGGCCAGGAAGCCTCGCTGCAGTACGGCTATCCGCTGCGCGTGGGCGGTGGCGTGTTGACGCCGATCGTCGGCGCGACCTGGTGGTCCGGCGACATGGCCGACTACTACTACGGCACGCTGCGCAGGGAAGTGGCGCGCGGCGTGGTCGACTACCGGCCGGGCGCGGTGACCACGCCGCATGCCGGGGTGTCGTTCTTCCGGCCGCTGGGGCGCACCTGGTCGCTGGTGGGCTCGCTGCGTTACAGCCAGCTGCCGGATGCGATCACCGACAGCCCGCTGGTCGACTCCGGCACCGAAGGCAGCGCGTCGATGTTCATCGGCGTGTCGCGCGGCTTCACCCCGTGGTGGCTGCGCCGGCGCTGA
- a CDS encoding amidohydrolase family protein: MMIRTILLALCLCATHAVAAADLAITGARVYPAPDAAPIDNATVLVRDGRIVAVGAADEVRVPEGAERIDGAGRALVAGFWNSHVHLISPVLIEAGTQPADVLETQVRETFTRWGFTTLFDIGGLPGNAAALRRRVEADELDGPAILHVDAPFYPENGTPVYVRELFQRPGVASGEVATADVARARARRQIADGADGLKLFAGAIVGGEVGVLPMDVGIARAVVEEAHATGKPVFAHPTNTQGIEIALASGVDVLAHTTPDSGPWDDALVQRLRAADVALVPTLTLFDHELRKEQVPAFVLQRFLDNATAQVRAYAEAGGTLLFGTDVDFIDHVDTRREFELLVLAGLDWRQVLASLTTAPAQRFGQGDRAGRIAPGFAADLVLLSTDPAADPTGFADVEATIRGGRIVYRKAD, translated from the coding sequence ATGATGATCAGAACCATCCTGCTGGCACTGTGCCTGTGCGCCACGCACGCCGTCGCCGCCGCCGATCTCGCCATCACCGGTGCACGCGTCTATCCAGCGCCTGATGCCGCGCCCATCGACAACGCCACGGTGCTGGTCCGCGATGGCCGCATCGTTGCTGTGGGTGCGGCGGATGAGGTGCGCGTGCCGGAGGGCGCGGAGCGCATCGATGGTGCGGGCAGGGCGCTGGTCGCCGGGTTCTGGAACAGCCATGTGCACCTGATCTCGCCGGTGCTGATCGAGGCGGGCACGCAGCCGGCCGATGTGCTGGAAACACAGGTGCGCGAGACCTTCACCCGTTGGGGCTTCACCACGCTCTTCGACATCGGCGGCCTGCCCGGCAACGCCGCGGCGTTGCGCCGTCGCGTGGAGGCCGATGAACTCGACGGGCCGGCGATCCTCCACGTCGATGCGCCGTTCTATCCCGAGAACGGCACGCCGGTGTATGTGCGGGAGCTGTTCCAGCGCCCCGGCGTGGCCAGCGGCGAAGTGGCCACCGCCGATGTAGCGCGCGCGCGTGCGCGCCGGCAGATCGCCGATGGTGCCGATGGCCTGAAGCTGTTCGCCGGGGCGATCGTCGGTGGCGAAGTGGGGGTGTTGCCGATGGATGTCGGCATCGCGCGCGCGGTGGTCGAGGAAGCGCATGCGACCGGCAAGCCGGTGTTCGCGCATCCCACCAACACGCAGGGCATCGAGATCGCGCTGGCCAGCGGTGTCGACGTGCTCGCCCACACCACGCCCGACTCGGGGCCGTGGGACGACGCGCTGGTCCAGCGCCTGCGCGCGGCCGACGTCGCGCTGGTGCCGACGCTGACGCTGTTCGACCACGAGCTGCGCAAGGAGCAGGTGCCGGCGTTCGTGCTGCAGCGGTTCCTCGACAACGCCACCGCGCAGGTGCGCGCCTACGCCGAGGCCGGCGGTACGTTGCTGTTCGGCACCGACGTGGACTTCATCGACCATGTCGACACCCGCCGCGAGTTCGAACTGCTGGTACTCGCCGGGCTGGACTGGCGCCAGGTGCTGGCATCGCTGACCACCGCGCCGGCGCAGCGCTTCGGCCAGGGCGACCGCGCGGGGCGGATCGCACCGGGCTTCGCTGCCGACCTGGTGCTGCTGAGCACCGACCCCGCGGCCGATCCCACCGGCTTCGCCGATGTCGAGGCGACCATCCGTGGCGGCCGCATCGTCTACCGCAAGGCGGACTGA
- a CDS encoding CPXCG motif-containing cysteine-rich protein, producing the protein MLDLQDIECPYCGEVISLALDTSAGSQRYIEDCHVCCRPITVVLDVDTDGAGHVHVLAQDDV; encoded by the coding sequence ATGCTCGATCTCCAGGACATCGAATGCCCGTACTGCGGTGAGGTGATCAGCCTCGCGCTGGACACCAGTGCGGGGTCGCAGCGCTATATCGAGGACTGCCACGTCTGCTGCCGACCGATCACCGTGGTGCTGGACGTGGACACCGACGGTGCCGGCCATGTACATGTGCTGGCGCAGGATGACGTCTGA